Proteins from a single region of Sediminitomix flava:
- a CDS encoding SusC/RagA family TonB-linked outer membrane protein gives MRGQFFSGVVTLLLLLANMSLAQQQVISGNVTDATDQSPLIGVNVLLKGAAGVGTVTDFDGNYKLVLPTGTQDPVLAFSMVGYKTKDVSIVNQSILNVSLEANYEELEEVVVTAFGIEHEKKTLNYTVQQVDGADLVQSGKQNIAETLSGKVAGVQITQASGSPGAASQILIRGVTSLSDDRDNQPLIVIDGLPVVGGGGILDVNMNDVETLNVLKGAAATALYGIDASQGAIVITTKSGKNGQTRVNFSTSHTIDQPLRIAPRQEMYMQGVNGIYNDAVFSSWGAMFLEGDQIYSDNTSDFFQDGLMQKYDLSVSGGSEKTTFYTSVNVLDQTGVVPTEHYQRIGLLAKGTIKMSERVSFNTSLNYVKSNTTRLAASMFTIYNWPLNNNMSDYLFPNGEKKWLIDQELQFQGIENPYWIKDNNFNVSESDRLIGQVSASWKPIKELDLTYRVGTDIINSYSRRLRMPLTAGILGGSISDSDRFTSRTNSTFNITFDKKFAHKVRVTALVGNNVELTNTRSTSFSGVDFLNPDFISLENFNATDKRYSQYLSNRIRAGVYTDVKVDYDGYAFIGASYRNDWSSSLPEKNNPFNYPSFSAGFIFSEVFAPNSNVLSFGKLMANWARVGKDANPHSTTAVLEPYPGYGGGYKYDYYAGNPDLMPEITESWEIGLDTRFFNGKIGANVALYDMTSINQIMRTRVTPASGWIMQTFNAGSIKNRGWEIILDQKTDFSPHFNWSTQLNFSRNKSTLVELPSHMSEMIVTAGQVLGTAKPATQPGYPVQGITGSTYIRNEDGRIVVDENGYPRIGAYLKDENGDYVLEEDGSRAVDYSNQYLGNREPDWQIGLTNDFKYKGWSLGFMFHFRKGGDVINATASSMYSNGTHKNLEQYRNHGIVIDGVVEQADGTFAENTKEILMDREYFSQNFLLAGENFVEDASWVRLDYIKLGYQLPLNLVEKMGMKNLELSFTARNLGLWTKYSGADPNTIYGSASTGGGGTNGVDYYGVPSIRSFSFNLNATF, from the coding sequence ATGAGAGGGCAATTTTTTTCAGGAGTGGTTACTTTACTTTTACTGTTAGCTAATATGTCACTAGCACAACAGCAAGTAATATCAGGAAATGTGACAGATGCCACAGATCAGTCACCACTTATTGGGGTGAACGTTTTGTTAAAGGGGGCTGCTGGTGTTGGTACTGTTACAGATTTTGACGGGAATTATAAACTAGTGTTGCCTACGGGAACACAGGATCCTGTACTTGCTTTTAGTATGGTGGGTTATAAAACTAAGGATGTAAGTATTGTCAACCAATCCATTCTTAATGTGTCACTAGAAGCCAATTATGAAGAGCTTGAAGAAGTAGTCGTAACAGCTTTTGGTATAGAACATGAAAAGAAAACACTGAACTACACGGTACAACAAGTTGATGGTGCTGACCTAGTGCAATCTGGGAAGCAAAATATAGCCGAGACACTAAGTGGTAAGGTTGCAGGGGTTCAGATTACGCAAGCAAGTGGTTCTCCTGGAGCTGCGTCGCAAATCTTAATTCGAGGTGTTACATCATTAAGTGACGACCGAGATAACCAACCTTTGATTGTAATTGATGGTCTGCCTGTAGTTGGAGGAGGAGGAATCCTAGATGTCAATATGAATGATGTTGAGACACTGAATGTACTAAAAGGTGCAGCCGCAACAGCTCTTTATGGTATCGATGCATCACAAGGAGCGATTGTGATTACGACCAAATCAGGGAAGAACGGACAAACGCGTGTAAACTTCTCTACATCTCATACAATTGATCAACCATTAAGAATAGCACCAAGACAAGAAATGTATATGCAAGGTGTAAATGGTATTTACAATGATGCTGTTTTTAGTTCTTGGGGAGCTATGTTTTTAGAAGGCGATCAAATCTATAGCGATAACACAAGTGATTTCTTTCAAGATGGTTTAATGCAGAAATATGATTTGTCAGTTTCAGGAGGTTCTGAGAAAACAACTTTTTATACTTCTGTAAACGTATTGGATCAAACAGGTGTCGTACCTACCGAACATTACCAACGTATTGGATTGCTAGCAAAGGGAACAATTAAGATGTCTGAAAGGGTGTCATTTAATACTTCTCTTAATTACGTGAAATCTAATACTACGAGGTTGGCAGCATCTATGTTTACGATCTATAACTGGCCATTAAATAATAATATGTCTGATTATCTTTTCCCAAATGGAGAGAAGAAATGGCTAATAGATCAAGAGTTACAGTTTCAAGGAATTGAAAATCCGTATTGGATAAAAGATAACAACTTTAATGTATCAGAATCTGATCGTTTGATTGGGCAAGTTTCAGCAAGTTGGAAGCCGATTAAAGAACTTGATCTGACTTATCGAGTTGGTACAGATATAATTAATAGTTATTCAAGAAGATTGAGAATGCCGCTTACGGCAGGAATTTTAGGGGGTAGTATTTCAGATTCAGATAGATTTACAAGCCGTACTAACTCAACATTCAACATAACTTTTGATAAGAAATTTGCTCATAAAGTTCGTGTAACCGCTTTGGTTGGTAATAATGTTGAGCTAACAAATACAAGGTCAACTTCTTTTAGTGGTGTTGATTTTCTGAATCCAGATTTTATCTCACTAGAAAATTTTAATGCAACTGATAAAAGATATAGCCAATACCTATCTAATCGAATAAGAGCAGGGGTATATACTGATGTAAAAGTAGATTATGACGGTTATGCTTTTATAGGAGCTTCTTATCGTAATGATTGGTCTTCTTCATTACCTGAAAAAAATAATCCTTTTAATTATCCATCATTTAGTGCTGGTTTTATTTTTAGTGAAGTATTTGCTCCAAATAGCAATGTACTCTCATTCGGTAAGTTGATGGCTAACTGGGCTAGAGTAGGTAAAGATGCAAACCCACATAGTACTACAGCTGTATTGGAGCCATATCCTGGATATGGAGGTGGTTATAAATATGACTACTATGCTGGTAATCCTGATTTGATGCCTGAAATAACAGAGTCTTGGGAAATAGGTTTGGATACAAGGTTCTTTAATGGAAAGATTGGAGCCAATGTAGCTTTGTATGATATGACCTCAATTAATCAGATCATGCGTACTAGAGTTACACCAGCTTCAGGTTGGATTATGCAGACTTTTAATGCAGGGTCTATCAAAAACAGAGGATGGGAAATTATTCTTGATCAGAAAACAGATTTTTCCCCACACTTTAATTGGTCAACACAACTCAACTTCTCTAGAAATAAATCTACTTTAGTTGAATTACCGTCACATATGTCTGAAATGATCGTGACAGCTGGCCAAGTATTAGGGACTGCAAAACCTGCAACACAACCAGGTTATCCTGTTCAAGGAATTACAGGTTCTACTTATATCCGAAATGAAGATGGTAGAATAGTGGTTGACGAAAATGGTTATCCGAGAATTGGAGCTTACCTAAAAGATGAAAATGGGGACTATGTTCTTGAAGAAGATGGTTCTAGAGCTGTTGATTACTCCAATCAGTATCTAGGAAATAGAGAGCCTGATTGGCAAATTGGTTTAACTAACGATTTTAAATACAAAGGTTGGAGTCTTGGTTTTATGTTCCATTTCAGAAAAGGTGGAGATGTAATCAATGCTACAGCAAGCAGTATGTACTCAAATGGTACACATAAAAATCTAGAACAATACAGAAACCATGGAATTGTGATTGATGGTGTGGTTGAGCAAGCAGATGGGACGTTCGCTGAAAATACAAAAGAGATTTTGATGGACAGAGAATACTTCAGTCAGAATTTCTTATTGGCAGGGGAAAACTTTGTAGAGGATGCTTCTTGGGTGAGGTTGGATTACATCAAATTAGGTTATCAATTACCTTTAAATCTTGTCGAAAAGATGGGTATGAAGAACCTAGAACTAAGTTTTACAGCTAGAAACCTTGGGCTTTGGACTAAATATTCAGGAGCAGATCCAAATACAATTTATGGAAGTGCATCAACTGGAGGTGGAGGAACAAATGGTGTAGACTACTATGGTGTACCTTCAATACGTAGTTTTTCATTTAATCTGAATGCAACATTCTAA
- a CDS encoding 4Fe-4S dicluster domain-containing protein yields the protein MRLYRLMRKPPWFLSVSTWIRKDDNPIKAGTEARNPKNIILLEAQYGSLSTKLKMILPLAKMFKSILVNMRKSAKSIIHNPKIGKRRISLKDLEGLEKIAKENGVSTLGYTKVNPNHIFKNFEILYDNAIMLTMEMDKNLMAKGEGQESMNEIMRTYDGLGRVVNIMADYLRSKGYNCHASPAFGGDINTVPTAQDAGLGCIGKNGILISPEFGPSLRLAAVFVDIENLPFSKENEHEWITDFCESCNLCVKNCPAQAIYTKPTYNDQGGRVFIDPLKCIDPFSKGCSMCVTSCVFTSGKYDKIKSVYEQKNERASH from the coding sequence ATGAGACTATATAGATTAATGCGTAAACCACCTTGGTTTCTCAGTGTATCAACTTGGATACGAAAAGATGATAACCCGATTAAAGCTGGAACAGAAGCGAGGAACCCTAAAAATATTATTCTTTTGGAGGCGCAGTATGGAAGTCTCAGTACTAAACTGAAAATGATTCTTCCCTTAGCCAAAATGTTTAAGTCGATATTGGTGAATATGCGTAAGAGTGCGAAGAGCATCATTCACAATCCTAAAATTGGAAAGCGTAGAATCAGCCTGAAAGACTTAGAGGGATTAGAGAAAATTGCAAAGGAAAATGGGGTTTCCACACTAGGTTATACGAAAGTGAATCCTAACCACATTTTTAAAAACTTCGAAATCCTGTATGATAATGCGATTATGCTTACTATGGAAATGGATAAAAACCTAATGGCAAAAGGTGAAGGGCAAGAGAGTATGAATGAAATTATGCGAACTTACGATGGTTTAGGACGAGTAGTGAATATTATGGCAGACTATTTACGATCGAAGGGATATAACTGTCACGCTAGCCCTGCATTTGGTGGTGATATCAACACTGTACCAACAGCCCAAGATGCTGGTTTAGGTTGTATCGGGAAAAATGGAATACTTATCAGTCCGGAGTTTGGGCCTAGTTTGAGGTTAGCTGCAGTGTTTGTTGATATAGAAAACTTACCTTTTTCAAAAGAGAATGAGCATGAATGGATTACAGATTTTTGTGAGAGTTGTAATCTTTGTGTTAAAAATTGCCCTGCTCAAGCCATTTATACTAAACCAACTTACAATGACCAAGGCGGTAGAGTTTTTATAGATCCTTTGAAATGTATAGATCCATTTTCAAAAGGATGCTCGATGTGTGTGACTTCATGTGTTTTTACAAGTGGTAAATACGATAAAATAAAATCGGTGTATGAGCAAAAAAATGAGAGAGCTTCACACTAG
- a CDS encoding CvfB family protein — MPIEIGKYQTLEILRDTDYGLFLGDDEGNDVLLPNKYVPENVVVGDDIEVFVYLDHSERPVATTLTPKMILGEIGYLEVVSVTELGAFLDWGLEKHLFVPFKEQSPKMQEGNFYWVYMYLDERTGRLIGSARLELFLRNRNVKLRVKEEVDIYVLKPNKIGYDVLINDRYLGMIFNTDAPERLRIGDQRKAYIKQVREDGKVDVTLQVWGRQKDEPNAQLLLDKLKSGGGILPVSDKSDPEKVLQYTGMSKKTFKKAVGNLLKQKLIRVEQHRIILNK; from the coding sequence ATGCCTATCGAAATAGGGAAATACCAGACTTTAGAGATACTTAGAGATACAGATTATGGTCTGTTTTTAGGAGATGATGAAGGCAATGATGTACTTCTTCCTAACAAATATGTTCCTGAAAACGTGGTTGTGGGAGATGATATTGAGGTATTTGTATATCTAGACCATTCTGAACGTCCTGTAGCAACAACGCTTACACCTAAAATGATTTTGGGTGAAATTGGGTATTTGGAAGTTGTCTCAGTGACTGAATTAGGAGCTTTCTTAGATTGGGGGTTGGAAAAACATTTGTTCGTTCCATTCAAGGAGCAATCTCCTAAAATGCAAGAAGGTAATTTCTATTGGGTATATATGTATTTGGATGAGAGAACTGGCCGTCTGATTGGTTCTGCTCGTTTGGAGTTATTCTTAAGAAACAGAAATGTTAAGCTAAGGGTAAAAGAAGAGGTTGATATTTATGTACTGAAACCAAATAAAATCGGTTACGATGTACTGATCAATGATAGATACCTTGGGATGATTTTTAATACAGATGCCCCAGAGCGTTTAAGAATTGGAGATCAAAGAAAGGCATATATTAAACAAGTACGAGAAGATGGTAAAGTCGATGTAACACTTCAAGTTTGGGGTAGACAAAAAGACGAACCAAATGCTCAATTATTACTTGATAAATTGAAGTCAGGAGGAGGGATCTTACCTGTATCTGATAAAAGTGATCCAGAAAAAGTACTGCAATACACTGGTATGAGCAAAAAGACTTTTAAGAAGGCTGTTGGGAACTTGCTGAAACAAAAACTCATAAGAGTAGAACAGCACAGAATTATTCTCAATAAATAA
- a CDS encoding N-acetylmuramoyl-L-alanine amidase, with translation MSKYIFLSIICLCGIVCSHSALAQIPNDVPQVLEGKKIAIDPGHGGHDSDDREVPLGNGFTYWESEGVWEMALLLEDILKASGADVMLTKTNNDPNAEDRDPSLAERVAVANAYDADYMHSIHTNAGGGAANYTLLLYRGENNVAAWKEAEKMGGIMTQKLHEYMYTTDAYNRADKDFLPYHLGVLNGTKMPSTLSEGSFHDHKPEGKRLMSSLYRKAAAWAIFKSFLTYFNAPSLPYGEVGGLVRSGLGKPINGVKVTINPDTPEAKVITVDNADGGYYLFDWLDKGTYTLRFEKEEYGTVEHDVIVSEGGYTKTDVTMINMNEPPTGSTLLSVQNPLGGSSLSAKWTNGIGATAYRLYYAEDDDLTSWKLAANEETLTDSTFEVILESANDFTEVPTSQAKHFKVIAIKDNGKGEYLESVDSDIYSRSENANGKKALIVDGFDRFGSNGSYQFPTHDFATAYLNAIPDDENLRIETVANELIANDDIQLTDYDIVFWFLGDESTDDETFSAKEQLRLKEFLENGGYLFVSGSEVGWDLWQKGNSSDQTFFTNYLKAEFIDDGSADLTPARGEKNTHFENLVVNFGRVYPEDYPDVIAAVDGANNVLKYSQGGKAGVSYEGQFGTGTKSGKLIYISFPLETVEKNERATLMQSVMDFFNGIPIDSEVPNEILASDENKSINVILYPHPVSEYVKIKWEAEDSGSVQINIFKLSGEQQTSQSFDVTKGEQLIELSTSSLPKGMYILQLIHANSKSTYLKMLKD, from the coding sequence ATGTCGAAATATATATTTCTAAGCATAATTTGTTTGTGTGGTATCGTATGCTCACATTCTGCTTTAGCTCAAATTCCAAATGATGTTCCACAGGTATTGGAGGGGAAGAAAATAGCAATTGATCCTGGCCATGGAGGACATGATTCAGATGATAGAGAAGTGCCTTTAGGAAATGGTTTTACTTATTGGGAGTCTGAAGGGGTATGGGAAATGGCTTTATTATTAGAAGATATCCTCAAAGCATCAGGGGCGGATGTCATGCTTACCAAAACGAATAATGATCCGAATGCTGAAGATAGAGATCCATCTCTTGCCGAGCGTGTAGCTGTAGCAAATGCTTATGATGCCGATTATATGCACTCGATTCATACCAATGCAGGAGGTGGAGCAGCTAATTATACACTTTTATTGTATAGAGGAGAAAACAATGTGGCTGCGTGGAAAGAGGCTGAAAAAATGGGAGGTATCATGACTCAAAAATTGCATGAGTATATGTATACAACTGATGCCTATAACAGAGCAGATAAGGATTTTTTACCTTACCATTTGGGAGTGTTAAATGGTACAAAAATGCCTTCAACACTTTCTGAAGGTTCATTTCATGATCATAAACCAGAAGGAAAGCGATTGATGAGTTCGTTGTATCGAAAAGCTGCAGCATGGGCAATTTTCAAATCTTTCCTCACTTATTTTAACGCTCCTTCTTTACCTTATGGAGAAGTAGGTGGCTTAGTTAGAAGCGGGTTAGGTAAGCCAATCAATGGCGTGAAAGTAACGATCAATCCTGATACTCCCGAAGCGAAAGTCATAACTGTAGACAATGCAGACGGAGGTTACTATTTATTTGATTGGTTAGATAAAGGAACATATACACTTCGTTTTGAGAAAGAAGAATATGGAACTGTAGAACATGATGTAATTGTAAGTGAAGGTGGATATACTAAAACAGATGTAACAATGATCAATATGAACGAGCCACCAACAGGTTCTACATTATTGTCAGTTCAAAATCCGTTAGGAGGAAGTTCTTTAAGTGCCAAATGGACAAATGGAATTGGAGCAACAGCCTACAGGCTTTATTATGCTGAAGATGATGATTTAACTTCATGGAAATTGGCTGCTAATGAAGAAACACTAACTGATTCTACATTTGAAGTAATACTAGAATCCGCAAATGATTTTACAGAAGTACCAACTTCACAAGCCAAACATTTTAAAGTTATAGCAATCAAGGACAATGGAAAGGGAGAATATCTCGAAAGTGTGGATAGTGATATTTACTCAAGGTCTGAGAATGCCAATGGGAAAAAAGCCTTGATTGTAGATGGTTTTGATCGCTTTGGGAGTAATGGTTCTTATCAATTCCCTACTCATGATTTTGCGACAGCTTATCTGAATGCGATTCCTGATGATGAAAACCTACGAATTGAAACAGTAGCAAATGAACTGATAGCTAATGATGATATTCAACTAACGGATTATGATATTGTCTTTTGGTTTTTAGGAGATGAGTCTACAGATGATGAGACTTTTAGTGCCAAAGAACAATTACGTCTAAAAGAGTTTTTGGAGAATGGAGGCTACCTTTTTGTAAGTGGTTCAGAAGTCGGTTGGGATTTATGGCAAAAAGGAAATTCTTCTGATCAGACATTCTTTACAAACTACCTAAAAGCGGAATTTATAGATGATGGTAGTGCTGACTTGACACCTGCAAGAGGAGAAAAAAATACACACTTTGAGAATTTAGTGGTCAACTTTGGACGAGTATACCCTGAGGATTATCCCGATGTTATTGCAGCGGTAGATGGAGCTAACAATGTGCTGAAATATTCACAAGGAGGGAAAGCAGGTGTTAGTTATGAAGGGCAGTTTGGAACAGGTACTAAAAGTGGAAAACTCATTTATATTTCTTTCCCATTGGAAACTGTAGAAAAGAATGAGCGAGCAACCTTGATGCAATCTGTGATGGATTTCTTTAACGGTATTCCAATTGATTCTGAAGTCCCAAATGAGATTCTAGCTTCTGATGAAAATAAGAGTATAAATGTTATTTTATATCCACATCCTGTTTCTGAGTATGTGAAAATAAAATGGGAAGCTGAAGATAGCGGAAGTGTACAGATTAATATATTCAAACTAAGTGGAGAACAGCAAACGAGCCAAAGTTTTGACGTAACAAAAGGAGAACAATTGATTGAGTTATCGACTTCAAGTTTACCTAAAGGAATGTACATTCTTCAGTTAATACACGCGAATAGTAAAAGTACCTATCTGAAAATGTTGAAGGATTAA
- a CDS encoding TolB-like translocation protein, producing MKHTFIILLCLLTTSVFAQSSKLIKLDVKGYRAKLSANGNELIYTSTGLKGLKYYNLKERKEKILSEEIGAGYQPFFNNGKIVFQEKVGGVERLKEYNLLSKNSVLIKSDKSPREWLTQKVSTSSRVSKVEAMVASTSERLNKYELTYSDGSRQSMSPMGTNEKYIWVNLSPDKTKVLFKVVGLSAFVADLKGNILHDLGDLDSPKWVDDSKIVYMKTEEDHDSFIKADIYTVDLSNLEHQKLTEGIDQIALYPDMVSNKLVFNTPTGDIYLLEIAQ from the coding sequence ATGAAACACACATTTATCATACTGCTTTGCCTTTTGACCACCTCAGTATTTGCACAATCAAGCAAACTGATAAAGTTAGATGTAAAAGGGTACAGAGCGAAATTATCAGCAAATGGCAATGAGCTAATTTATACATCAACAGGTCTGAAAGGACTCAAGTATTATAATCTGAAGGAAAGGAAAGAGAAAATTCTTTCAGAAGAAATAGGTGCAGGCTATCAACCATTTTTTAATAATGGCAAAATTGTATTTCAAGAAAAAGTAGGTGGAGTTGAGCGCCTAAAAGAGTACAATCTTTTGAGTAAGAATTCAGTACTTATAAAATCAGATAAGAGTCCTCGCGAATGGCTTACTCAAAAAGTATCTACTTCAAGTAGAGTTTCAAAAGTAGAAGCAATGGTGGCATCAACTTCCGAACGTCTAAATAAGTATGAACTTACGTATTCTGATGGTAGCCGACAGTCTATGAGTCCGATGGGTACGAATGAGAAATACATTTGGGTAAATCTTTCTCCTGATAAAACTAAAGTACTTTTTAAGGTTGTTGGTTTATCGGCTTTTGTAGCTGATCTGAAAGGAAATATCTTACATGATTTAGGTGACTTGGACAGTCCAAAATGGGTAGATGACAGTAAGATTGTCTACATGAAAACAGAGGAAGATCATGATTCTTTTATCAAAGCTGATATTTATACGGTAGACTTATCAAATCTAGAACATCAAAAGTTAACTGAAGGCATTGATCAAATAGCATTATACCCTGATATGGTTTCAAATAAGCTGGTCTTCAATACGCCTACAGGAGATATTTATCTACTCGAAATTGCCCAATAA
- a CDS encoding HupE/UreJ family protein: MKQLISFSLMLLMYGISTVALAHGVDGDTQAFLTNNEGAAFIPFLYIGAKHMITGYDHLLFLVGVIFFLYRPKDILIYVSFFTLGHSATLLLGVMGNLHVNAFLIDAIIALSIVYKGFDNLGGFKACFGRQPNAKWAVLIFGLFHGLGLATKLQEFNFNQDGLFTNLVGFNIGVEIGQFVALMFVVAIIGLWRSHKSFLRFSTLTNTVLMTAGFLLFGLQMTAYISSF, translated from the coding sequence ATGAAACAGTTAATTTCATTTAGCCTGATGCTATTGATGTACGGAATAAGCACAGTGGCTTTAGCACATGGTGTAGATGGAGATACTCAAGCTTTTTTGACCAATAATGAGGGTGCTGCTTTTATCCCGTTTTTGTATATCGGAGCTAAGCATATGATTACAGGTTATGACCATCTACTATTTTTGGTAGGGGTGATCTTCTTTTTGTACAGACCAAAAGACATTTTAATTTATGTAAGTTTTTTTACGCTCGGTCACAGTGCGACTTTGCTCTTGGGAGTGATGGGGAATTTACATGTAAATGCTTTTTTGATTGATGCAATTATTGCTTTATCAATTGTATATAAGGGTTTTGATAATTTAGGTGGTTTCAAGGCTTGTTTTGGTAGGCAGCCGAATGCAAAATGGGCCGTTTTAATTTTTGGTCTTTTCCATGGTTTGGGACTAGCTACAAAATTACAAGAGTTCAATTTTAATCAAGATGGTCTATTTACAAATCTAGTAGGATTCAATATTGGTGTAGAGATCGGTCAATTTGTAGCCTTAATGTTTGTGGTTGCTATTATTGGTTTATGGAGAAGTCATAAGAGCTTTCTTCGGTTTTCTACTTTAACAAATACCGTATTGATGACGGCAGGCTTTTTATTATTCGGCCTACAAATGACAGCTTATATTTCGAGTTTTTAA
- a CDS encoding 2,3-bisphosphoglycerate-dependent phosphoglycerate mutase, with protein MAKLILIRHGQSMWNIKNVFTGWVDVPLSANGISEAIEAGKQLADINFDVVYTSMQIRALETAMIALAQNNSDKTPILLHTEAKLKEWTTIYDDEMKKNMIPVHHNWHLNERYYGELQGKNKTKTAEEFGEEQVHLWRRSYDVPPPNGESLEDTAKRTIPFFKESVIPELKTDKNVLISAHGNSLRSIVMYIENLSKEEIVQLEIPTGKPILYEYEEDKLIRI; from the coding sequence ATGGCTAAGCTTATATTAATTCGTCACGGTCAATCTATGTGGAACATAAAGAATGTTTTTACGGGATGGGTAGATGTTCCTCTTTCGGCAAATGGGATTTCAGAAGCAATTGAAGCAGGAAAACAACTCGCTGATATTAACTTTGACGTCGTCTATACTTCAATGCAAATCCGTGCTCTAGAAACTGCGATGATCGCACTAGCTCAAAACAATAGTGATAAAACACCCATCTTACTTCATACAGAAGCAAAATTGAAAGAGTGGACAACCATCTACGACGATGAAATGAAAAAAAATATGATTCCTGTTCATCATAATTGGCACTTAAACGAGCGATATTACGGCGAGCTACAAGGAAAGAACAAAACAAAAACAGCTGAAGAGTTTGGTGAAGAACAAGTTCACCTTTGGAGAAGAAGTTATGATGTTCCACCTCCCAATGGTGAATCATTAGAAGACACAGCTAAACGCACCATTCCATTCTTTAAAGAAAGTGTGATTCCTGAGCTTAAAACTGATAAAAATGTCTTGATTTCAGCCCACGGAAATAGTCTTCGTTCTATCGTTATGTATATCGAGAATTTGAGTAAAGAGGAAATCGTTCAACTAGAAATCCCAACAGGCAAACCTATTTTATATGAATATGAGGAGGATAAATTGATTCGCATATAG
- a CDS encoding DoxX family protein yields the protein MKNKELLIYRIVTVLFSLLIMLGVSQYFFNYEMVKGMFEQLHFPSYLIYPMGVMKTLGVIAIWVKVPKTIKEWAYAGFAFNLLLGISAHLNVADGEYYGALIALILASISYFYYRKVNVAVA from the coding sequence ATGAAAAACAAAGAATTATTAATCTACCGTATTGTAACTGTATTGTTCTCTTTACTTATAATGTTAGGCGTAAGCCAGTATTTTTTCAATTATGAAATGGTGAAGGGAATGTTTGAGCAATTACATTTTCCATCATATTTGATTTACCCAATGGGAGTGATGAAAACCTTGGGAGTCATTGCTATTTGGGTGAAAGTTCCAAAAACAATCAAAGAATGGGCTTATGCAGGTTTTGCATTTAATCTACTCTTAGGTATATCAGCTCATCTAAATGTTGCTGACGGAGAATACTATGGTGCTTTGATCGCACTAATTTTAGCATCTATTTCTTACTTCTATTACAGAAAGGTAAATGTAGCTGTAGCTTAA
- a CDS encoding MarR family winged helix-turn-helix transcriptional regulator, whose protein sequence is MSIFDKKKLGNIFHGKYYLYICFQIEIIMGIDEEIKTNFQNDRHRFIANLVFTSNWFQNRFIEFLRPFGISPQQMNILRILKGANDWVSMNQIKSLMIDKAPNATRLSDKMLDKGLVKRKRSEEDRRVVYLAIDKAGEDLLEAIDEADNGEQIEFLNKITEEEARMFSEILDKLRS, encoded by the coding sequence ATGAGTATATTTGATAAAAAAAAACTAGGTAATATTTTCCATGGTAAATATTATTTATATATTTGTTTTCAAATAGAGATAATCATGGGAATAGACGAGGAAATAAAAACCAACTTTCAAAACGATAGACACCGTTTTATTGCCAATTTGGTATTTACATCAAATTGGTTTCAAAATAGGTTTATCGAATTTTTGAGACCTTTTGGAATATCTCCTCAACAAATGAATATTTTAAGAATATTGAAAGGAGCTAATGATTGGGTTTCTATGAATCAAATCAAAAGCTTGATGATTGATAAGGCTCCTAATGCAACTAGATTATCTGACAAAATGCTAGACAAAGGCTTGGTTAAGAGAAAAAGGAGCGAAGAAGACCGTAGAGTTGTTTATTTAGCAATTGATAAAGCTGGAGAAGATTTGTTAGAGGCTATAGACGAAGCTGATAACGGAGAGCAAATTGAGTTTTTAAATAAAATCACAGAAGAAGAAGCTAGAATGTTTAGTGAAATTTTAGATAAGCTTAGAAGCTAA
- a CDS encoding DUF2391 family protein, producing MANEEIHKVEKKIKRIDGELYETLIINDDEGNVVQSFDIPLKVELRIQDLLEIMVGASILAVPIAFTEEVWNLGQELSWTRVFLLDVIAVLFMASFVYFKAYRKHLKMYRLEFWKRVFVTFVVSAFIVGILLTIINKCPIMTDFDLAFKRILIGVFPAGMSATVTDNLS from the coding sequence ATGGCAAACGAAGAAATACACAAAGTAGAAAAAAAGATAAAACGTATAGATGGCGAGCTTTATGAGACTCTGATTATAAATGATGATGAAGGAAATGTAGTACAAAGCTTTGATATACCACTTAAAGTCGAGCTTAGAATTCAAGATTTGCTTGAGATTATGGTAGGTGCAAGTATTTTGGCAGTTCCTATTGCTTTTACAGAAGAAGTTTGGAATCTGGGTCAAGAACTTTCATGGACTAGGGTATTTCTTTTAGATGTCATAGCTGTATTGTTTATGGCTTCTTTTGTGTATTTCAAGGCATACCGAAAACATCTGAAGATGTATCGTTTGGAGTTTTGGAAACGCGTATTTGTAACTTTTGTAGTCTCTGCATTTATCGTTGGTATTCTTTTGACTATTATAAATAAATGTCCAATTATGACAGACTTTGATCTTGCATTTAAGCGCATTTTAATTGGGGTATTTCCTGCAGGTATGAGTGCTACAGTGACTGATAATTTGAGTTAG